In Macadamia integrifolia cultivar HAES 741 chromosome 12, SCU_Mint_v3, whole genome shotgun sequence, the following are encoded in one genomic region:
- the LOC122057197 gene encoding alpha-1,3-arabinosyltransferase XAT3-like isoform X1, protein MKSNRIFAKSFNRYENKKFRYWAITGIGFFVLSLSFFTLLKHSFGPLPIFSGGVVIERKQICNVSDPKFDVCDVEGDIRIDLKSSTIFAASSQMFDMVGNESWTVKPYPRKNDHYLMGFIKQFSVNATVGHEESPSCTLNHSVPAIVFSIGGYGSGNHWHAFTDILIPLFEASAQFHGEVQFLITNIEDIHWIMKYQAILKQLSRYEIVKIDSDDNVHCFPRVIVGLKYYKDFRIDPLTASKGYSMKEFRKVMRDAYSLNRSVAIKIGHDTQEKPRLLILTRKGSREFMNVDEIVELAKSMGFEVVVSEAMANMDKFSHIVNSCDVMMGIHGAGLTNIVFLPTNAVLIQVLPWGTFEWLASNCFGKPALDMDLRYMEYKVKEEESSLIQQYPLDHPIFKDSHPNQKVDWGLFKTVYLKQNVKIDVGRFKATLSKALKHLHR, encoded by the exons atgaaatCCAACAGGATATTTGCTAAAAGCTTCAATCGGTATGAAAACAAGAAGTTCAGATATTGGGCAATCACTGGCATTGGATTCTTTGTCCTCTCATTAAGCTTCTTCACTCTTCTTAAACATTCTTTTGGTCCTCTACCAATTT TTTCAGGTGGAGTAGTAATAGAGAGAAAGCAAATTTGcaatgtttcagacccaaaatTTGATGTTTGTGATGTTGAGGGAGATATTAGGATTGATTTGAAGTCCTCCACAATCTTTGCTGCTTCATCTCAAATGTTTGACATGGTAGGAAATGAATCATGGACTGTCAAACCTTATCCTAGAAAGAATGATCATTACTTGATGGGATTCATTAAGCAATTCTCAGTAAATGCAACTGTGGGTCATGAAGAATCCCCATCTTGCACTCTAAATCACAGTGTTCCGGCTATCGTGTTCTCGATTGGAGGATATGGCTCAGGAAACCACTGGCATGCCTTCACTGACATACTCATTCCTCTTTTTGAAGCTTCGGCCCAATTTCATGGTGAGGTTCAGTTTCTTATCACCAATATAGAAGATATACATTGGATTATGAAGTACCAAGCAATACTTAAACAACTTTCAAGGTACGAGATCGTCAAAATTGATAGCGATGATAATGTTCATTGCTTCCCTCGTGTGATAGTTGGTCTTAAGTATTACAAGGACTTTAGAATTGACCCCTTAACAGCATCCAAAGGGTACTCCATGAAAGAGTTCAGGAAGGTCATGAGAGATGCCTACTCATTGAACAGATCAGTTGCAATCAAGATTGGTCATGATACACAAGAGAAGCCAAGGCTTCTGATCTTAACAAGGAAGGGGTCTCGAGAATTTATGAATGTTGATGAGATAGTTGAATTGGCTAAAAGCATGGGATTTGAAGTAGTTGTCTCTGAGGCTATGGCAAATATGGATAAATTCTCCCACATTGTGAACTCCTGTGATGTGATGATGGGGATTCATGGAGCTGGGCTTACCAACATTGTTTTCCTTCCTACAAATGCAGTATTGATACAGGTACTTCCTTGGGGAACATTTGAATGGTTGGCTTCTAATTGTTTTGGGAAGCCAGCATTGGATATGGATTTAAGGTATATGGAGTACaaagtaaaagaagaagagagctcTTTAATACAACAATACCCACTAGATCATCCCATTTTCAAGGATTCTCATCCAAATCAAAAGGTTGATTGGGGATTATTTAAAACTGTGTACTTGAAGCAAAATGTAAAGATTGATGTGGGTAGATTTAAAGCTACATTGTCAAAAGCCCTTAAGCATCTCCATCGCTAG
- the LOC122057197 gene encoding alpha-1,3-arabinosyltransferase XAT3-like isoform X2 has product MKSNRIFAKSFNRYENKKFRYWAITGIGFFVLSLSFFTLLKHSFGPLPICGVVIERKQICNVSDPKFDVCDVEGDIRIDLKSSTIFAASSQMFDMVGNESWTVKPYPRKNDHYLMGFIKQFSVNATVGHEESPSCTLNHSVPAIVFSIGGYGSGNHWHAFTDILIPLFEASAQFHGEVQFLITNIEDIHWIMKYQAILKQLSRYEIVKIDSDDNVHCFPRVIVGLKYYKDFRIDPLTASKGYSMKEFRKVMRDAYSLNRSVAIKIGHDTQEKPRLLILTRKGSREFMNVDEIVELAKSMGFEVVVSEAMANMDKFSHIVNSCDVMMGIHGAGLTNIVFLPTNAVLIQVLPWGTFEWLASNCFGKPALDMDLRYMEYKVKEEESSLIQQYPLDHPIFKDSHPNQKVDWGLFKTVYLKQNVKIDVGRFKATLSKALKHLHR; this is encoded by the exons atgaaatCCAACAGGATATTTGCTAAAAGCTTCAATCGGTATGAAAACAAGAAGTTCAGATATTGGGCAATCACTGGCATTGGATTCTTTGTCCTCTCATTAAGCTTCTTCACTCTTCTTAAACATTCTTTTGGTCCTCTACCAATTT GTGGAGTAGTAATAGAGAGAAAGCAAATTTGcaatgtttcagacccaaaatTTGATGTTTGTGATGTTGAGGGAGATATTAGGATTGATTTGAAGTCCTCCACAATCTTTGCTGCTTCATCTCAAATGTTTGACATGGTAGGAAATGAATCATGGACTGTCAAACCTTATCCTAGAAAGAATGATCATTACTTGATGGGATTCATTAAGCAATTCTCAGTAAATGCAACTGTGGGTCATGAAGAATCCCCATCTTGCACTCTAAATCACAGTGTTCCGGCTATCGTGTTCTCGATTGGAGGATATGGCTCAGGAAACCACTGGCATGCCTTCACTGACATACTCATTCCTCTTTTTGAAGCTTCGGCCCAATTTCATGGTGAGGTTCAGTTTCTTATCACCAATATAGAAGATATACATTGGATTATGAAGTACCAAGCAATACTTAAACAACTTTCAAGGTACGAGATCGTCAAAATTGATAGCGATGATAATGTTCATTGCTTCCCTCGTGTGATAGTTGGTCTTAAGTATTACAAGGACTTTAGAATTGACCCCTTAACAGCATCCAAAGGGTACTCCATGAAAGAGTTCAGGAAGGTCATGAGAGATGCCTACTCATTGAACAGATCAGTTGCAATCAAGATTGGTCATGATACACAAGAGAAGCCAAGGCTTCTGATCTTAACAAGGAAGGGGTCTCGAGAATTTATGAATGTTGATGAGATAGTTGAATTGGCTAAAAGCATGGGATTTGAAGTAGTTGTCTCTGAGGCTATGGCAAATATGGATAAATTCTCCCACATTGTGAACTCCTGTGATGTGATGATGGGGATTCATGGAGCTGGGCTTACCAACATTGTTTTCCTTCCTACAAATGCAGTATTGATACAGGTACTTCCTTGGGGAACATTTGAATGGTTGGCTTCTAATTGTTTTGGGAAGCCAGCATTGGATATGGATTTAAGGTATATGGAGTACaaagtaaaagaagaagagagctcTTTAATACAACAATACCCACTAGATCATCCCATTTTCAAGGATTCTCATCCAAATCAAAAGGTTGATTGGGGATTATTTAAAACTGTGTACTTGAAGCAAAATGTAAAGATTGATGTGGGTAGATTTAAAGCTACATTGTCAAAAGCCCTTAAGCATCTCCATCGCTAG
- the LOC122057506 gene encoding MLO-like protein 3 translates to MATETSSTASAIRNLQDTPTWAVASVCFCLVLLSIILEKTIHLISNWLKTNKKKALVEVVEKLKSELMLLGFISLILAALQKPISNICIPSKYGDSMLPCPKTETQTGEQVTQHFKKSGNTFLYEDGPWHPHRLLASEGGGSTCADGKVSLVSLEGIHQLHIFIFVLAFTHLLSSLLTMALGRAKMRRWKSWEEETHSVSYQAANHPERFRFTRETTFARRHLGSWTKSSVLVWIKCFFRQFFHSVAKVDYLTLRHGFIKAHMPTNLNFNFRKYIQRSLDDDFKVVVGISPPLWLVAVILLLADVNGLHLYLWIAFVPLLIILFIGTKLEVILARMALQLKDQTAVIMGAPLVHPDDNLFWFSKPRFVLFLLHFTMFLNAFELAFTLWATWQFGISTCYNENIEVVIARVLSALIVHIICSYITLPIYALVTQMGSHYKSAILEEQTIASLKNWYGRVKNKQQGSTHHPLMSHLNPEIESSRKPSPMEISSRPTTQPTRALAETHSPPGDEISEAKIVPSGAAVVDLSGFEVSHETPSQFRKH, encoded by the exons atggcgACAGAGACCTCCTCAACTGCTTCTGCTATACGTAATCTCCAAGATACACCCACTTGGGCTGTGGCTTCTGTTTGCTTCTGCCTTGTTCTTCTCTCCATAATCCTTGAAAAAACCATTCATCTCATCTCCAAT tgGCTCAAGACAAATAAGAAGAAAGCACTGGTGGAGGTTGTGGAGAAGCTCAAATCAG AGCTGATGCTATTAGGTTTTATTTCACTTATATTAGCAGCACTGCAAAAACCCATCTCAAATATCTGCATACCAAGTAAATATGGAGATTCCATGCTTCCATGTCCCAAAACTGAAACTCAAACAGGAGAGCAGGTGACCCAGCATTTCAAGAAGAGTGGAAATACCTTCCTCTATGAAGATGGTCCTTGGCATCCACATAGATTATTAGCCTCTGAAGGTGGTGGCAGTACTTGCGCTGAT GGAAAGGTTTCTCTGGTGTCCCTAGAAGGAATACACCAACTGCATATCTTCATCTTTGTGTTAGCATTCACGCATCTTCTTTCTAGTCTGCTCACCATGGCCCTGGGAAGAGCGAAG ATGAGGCGTTGGAAATCTTGGGAAGAAGAGACTCATTCGGTGTCCTACCAAGCGGCTAATC ATCCTGAACGCTTTAGATTCACAAGGGAAACAACATTCGCCAGACGGCATTTGGGTAGTTGGACAAAATCGTCTGTACTTGTGTGGATT AAATGTTTCTTCCGCCAATTCTTCCACTCTGTAGCAAAAGTTGATTATCTCACACTTCGTCATGGCTTCATCAAA GCACATATGCCCACGAATCTCAATTTCAATTTCCGAAAATACATACAGAGGTCCTTGGATGATGATTTCAAAGTAGTAGTGGGTATCAG CCCCCCTCTGTGGCTGGTGGCTGTTATACTTCTGCTAGCTGATGTTAATG GATTACATTTATATCTTTGGATAGCCTTTGTTCCATTACTA ATAATACTATTTATCGGAACCAAGCTTGAAGTCATTTTGGCAAGAATGGCCCTGCAACTCAAAGACCAGACGGCTGTGATCATGGGAGCCCCTCTGGTGCACCCTGATGACAATCTTTTCTGGTTCAGTAAACCTagatttgttttgtttcttctacACTTCACCATGTTCTTG AATGCGTTTGAGCTTGCTTTCACTCTCTGGGCAACG TGGCAATTTGGGATCAGCACTTGTTACAATGAGAACATAGAGGTCGTAATCGCAAGGGTTTTATCAGC gTTGATTGTGCATATCATTTGCAGCTACATTACACTTCCAATCTATGCCCTTGTGACACAG ATGGGTTCCCACTACAAGAGTGCCATACTAGAAGAGCAAACCATAGCTTCATTAAAGAATTGGTATGGAAGAGTGAAGAATAAACAACAAGGATCAACACATCATCCACTAATGAGTCATCTTAACCCTGAAATTGAGAGCAGCAGGAAACCCAGTCCTATGGAAATTTCTTCTCGACCGACAACACAACCCACCAGGGCACTTGCAGAAACTCATTCTCCCCCTGGTGATGAAATCAGTGAAGCGAAAATTGTTCCTTCTGGGGCAGCGGTAGTAGATTTGTCGGGTTTTGAAGTGAGTCACGAGACACCTTCACAATTCAGGAAGCATTGA